Below is a genomic region from Dyella terrae.
CTGGACAAGGTATGCCTGCTCGGCTGCGGCATCACCACCGGTATCGGCGCGGTGCTCAACACGGCCAAGGTGGAGCCGGGTGCGAGCGTGGCCGTGTTCGGCCTCGGCGGCATTGGCTTGTCCGTGGTGCAGGGCGCGGTGATGGCGAAGGCCGGCCGCATCGTCGTGGTCGACACCAATCCGGACAAATTCGCCATGGCGAAGGCGCTGGGCGCCACGGACTTCGTCAATCCGCGTGATTACCCGGATACGCCGGTGCAGCAGGTGATCGTCGACCTCACCGACGGCGGCGTCGACTATTCGTTCGAGTGCATCGGCAACGTCAACGTCATGCGTTCGGCCCTCGAGTGCTGCCACAAGGGCTGGGGCGAGTCGGTGATTATCGGCGTCGCCGGCGCGGGCCAGGAAATCAGCACGCGTCCGTTCCAGCTGGTGACCGGTCGCGTGTGGCGCGGCTCCGCCTTTGGCGGCGTGAAGGGTCGCTCGCAGCTGCCCGGCTACGTCGAGCGCTATATGGGCGGCGAGATCAAGATCGACGAGATGATCACCGAAGTGCTGCCGCTGGAACGCATCAACGATGCCTTCGACCTGATGCATGAGGGCAAGGTGATTCGCTCGGTGATCAAATTCTGAGCTCGCCCGGGCGGGTGTCTCATCCGCCCGCGCCTGGCAACTCTGCCGAACGCCCGATGGCACCGTGCGCCATCGGGCTACACACTTGCAGGATGGCCCCTCCGGGCCGTCCTGTACTCACAACGCCCCCACAATCCGCCGGCTAGCCTGCCGCCGAACCCTTCATCCGAGCCTCACGCATGTCGAAGCGCCATCTTTCCGCCGTATTGGTTACCGCCTTGCTGGCCGCCTGCAGCGGCAACTCCATACCCGCGAGCACGGCGGCCGCGCAGGACCAGCCGGCAAGCGGCCTGGTGCCGCCGACCAGTGCCACCGACTACACTGCCTCGCAGATCGATGCCGTGCTGGCCGGTGACTGGCGATCGGAAAAGAACCGCGCCCGCGATGTCTATCGTCATCCGAAGGAAACCTTGCAGTTCTTCGGCCTGCGTCCGGACATGACGGTTATCGAAATCACCCCCGGGGGCGGCTGGTACAGCGAAGTGCTGGCGCCGCTGCTGCAGGACAACGGCCATTACATCGCCGCCATCGCACGGCCCGCCGGTGAAGGCGAGGCCCGTCGTGATGCCAGCGGCCTGCACACCAAATTCGCCGCGGACCCGGCGCATTACGGCAAGGCCCAGATCATCGAGTTCGATCCGAAGGCGCCGGTTATCGGCGAGCCGGGCAAGGCGGATCTCGTGCTGACGTTCCGCAATGTGCACAACTGGGTCGAAGCGGACACGGCACCGGCCATGTTCAAGGCCTTCTTCGCCTCGCTGCGTCCGGGCGGCACGCTGGGCGTTGTCGATCATCGCGCGCTCGATACGGCGCGCGTCGAGGACATCAAGGAATCCGGCTATCTGCCCACGGCATACGTGATCAAGCTGGCGACCGAGGCGGGTTTCAAGCTTGAGGCGCAAAGCGAGGTCAACGCCAATCCGAAGGACACCAAGGATTACCCGAAGGGTGTCTGGACCTTGCCGCCGACACTGACGCTGGGCGAGCAGGACAAGGCCAAATACCTGGCCATCGGCGAGTCTGATCGCATGACGCTGCGTTTCGTCAAGCCGGAGGCCGCGTCCGTCGCGAGTCACTGAAGCGCATGCTGATCGCGCTCAACAAGCCGTTCAACGTGCTGTGCCAGTTCACCCGCGAAGGCGACAAGCGCACGCTGGCTGAATTCGTGCAGCAGAAAAACGTCTATCCGGCGGGACGGCTCGATTACGACAGCGAAGGCCTGTTGCTGCTTACGGATGATGGTGGGCTGGCGCACCGGCTCACCGATCCGCGCCACAAGCAACCCAAGACGTACCTCGTGCAAGTCGATGGCGCGGCCACCGACGAGGCCGTGCAGGCCCTGCGACGCGGCGTCGTTCTGAACGATGGCCCCACGCAGCCGGCCGGTGCCGAGCATGCGGTCGAACCGGACTGGCTGTGGCCACGCGATCCGCCCGTGCGGTTTCGCAAGGCCATTCCCACCAGCTGGCTGAGCATCACCCTGCGCGAAGGTCGCAATCGCCAGGTGCGTCGCATGACGGCCGCCGTGGGATTCCCCACGCTGCGACTCATTCGCGTCAGCGTGGGCGGTTACGCGCTCGACGGACTACCGCCCGGCGAAACGCGCGTGCTCGCGCCCTGAGTCGGCTCAGATACCGAAGAAGGCGCGTGCCGTCGCCGTGCTGTTCGCCGCCGTCACCTCCACCGACTCGCCACGATCGCGCGCGACTTCGTGGCAGATGTGGCGCAGGTACATCGGTTCATTGCGGCGATGGCTCGGCGCGGGTTTCACCGTGCGCGGCAGCAGGTACGGCGCATCGGTTTCGATCATCAGGCGATGGGACGGAATCCGTTTCACCAGCTCACGCAAATGCGTGCCTCGCCGCTCATCGCAGATCCAGCCGGTGATGCCGATATGGCAGTCGAGCGCCAGGTAATCGCGCAGCGCGTCGCCTGAATCGGTGAAGCAATGCACCACGGCGGCCGGCACCTTTTCGCGATAGCGGCGCAGCAGGTTCACGAAATCTTCGTGCGCATCGCGCTGGTGCAGGAACAGTGGTTTGCCCTTGTCCACGGCAATCTGCAGCTGACGTTCGAACACGGCCAGTTGCACGTCGCGCGGCGAATAGTTGCGGTTGTAGTCCAGGCCGGTTTCGCCGACGGCGCGCACCTCCGGTTGATCCGCCAGCTCGCGCAGCAGCGCATCGGTGGCGTCGTCATAGTCGATGGCATGGTGCGGGTGGACGCCGGCGGTGGCGTACAGCTCGCCCGGGAGGCGTCGGGCCAGGTCCAGCGCATGGGTACTGCCCTCTTTCGAGGCGCCGGTGACCACCATCTGCACGACGCCGTGGTCACGGGCGCGTTGCATGACGGCGTCAAAATCGTGATGAAACGATTCATGGGTGAGGTTGGCGCCGATGTCGAGCAGTTCCATACGCGTATCTGATGCAGAAAACACCTATTGTCTCAGAGGCGAGTGCTCTGTGCCGGTGTCGGCGAATCGAAGGCCGTGTCGGGGCAGGATGAAGGCCAGACCAGCGGAGACTTTCAGATTTTGATGCGAATCCTCCCAATTCAGACGACGAGGTCCCACGCTAGGTGAGGGTTGTGCTACCAATGCACCCCTGGTTCGGGATGGCAAAGCGGTCCCGTGGCCCATGACGGGCGCAGTCAACGATACGAGGTGGCGACATGTCGGCAGCGGTCAAGCCGGCGACCAGCATGGAGAGTCAGCAGGAGCCGGGCCGCGAGGCCGCCGTGTGCGACTTGCTGGTCATGCGAGGGCGCCTGAAAGACACCGATCTGGCGCGCGCCAGGCGCCTGCATGAAGAGTCGCCGGAAGGGACGTTGACGGCCCTGCTGGCCCGCCTCGGGCTGGTGTCCGAGCGCGATCTGGCCGATGCCTGGTCGGAGCTGCTGCACACGCCGCTCATGGCGGCGCGCGAGGCCCCCGACTTGCCGCCGGCCGAACTGGACCTCTCGCTGCGGTTCCTGAAGCACCACCACGTGGTTCCGGTCCGCCAGGGCGACGATGATCTGGCCCTGGTGGTGTCCGACCCCGCCGACCCTTATCCCCTTCAGGCGGTCGAGTTGGCCGCGGGCCGCCCCGTCAGCTTGCGCATTGGTCTTCGATCGGAGATCGATGACCTGATCGAGCGGTATTACGGCAGCGGGCGTTCGGCGATGGGCACCATCGTGGAAAATCTCGATGGCGGCATCGCCGCCGAAGACGACGTCGAGCACCTGCGCGACCTGGCATCCGAGGCGCCCGTCATCCGCCTGGTGAACCTGATCCTGCAACGCGCCGTGGAACAGCGTGCGTCCGACGTGCATATCGAGCCCTTCGAAAACCGCCTGAAGGTGCGCTACCGCATCGACGGCGTGCTGCACGAAGTGGAGGCGCCGCCCTCCAGCTCGACGGCTGCGGTGATTTCGCGCGTCAAGATCATGGCCAAGCTCAATATCGCCGAACGGCGCCTGCCGCAGGACGGTCGCATTCAGTTGCGCGTGCAGGGCAAGGAGCTGGACCTGCGCGTGTCCACCGTGCCGACCAGCTTCGGTGAATCGGTGGTGATGCGTATCCTCGACCGCGAATCGGTGGTGTTCGATTTCTCGGAGCTGGGTTTCACCCCGCGGTTCCAGTCGCGCTTCGTCGACGTGCTTGAGCGTCCGCACGGCATTCTTCTGGTGACGGGTCCGACCGGTTCGGGCAAGACCACGACGCTCTACACCGCGCTCTCGAAGATCAACACGCCCGACGTGAAGATCATCACAGTCGAGGATCCGGTCGAGTACCAGATCGAAGGCATCAACCAGATCCAGGTGAAGCCGCAGATCGGCCTGGATTTTGCCGGTGCCCTGCGCTCGATCGTGCGCCAGGATCCGGACGTGATCATGATCGGCGAAATGCGCGATCTGGAAACCTGCCGCATCGCCATCCAGTCCGCGCTGACCGGCCACCTGGTGCTGTCGACCCTGCACACCAACAGCGCTGCGGGCGGCATCACCCGCATGCTCGACATGGGCGTGGAGGATTACCTCCTGGGCTCGACCGTCAACGGCATCCTTGCGCAGCGCCTGGTACGCCGGCTCGATCCGGAAACCGCAACTTCATACGAAGCCCTGCCCGAGGTGATCGAGCAGTTCGAACTGCACAAATACACCGACGAGCGCCCGATCCGTCTGTGGAAGCCCGGCAGCAGCGCCGCCAATCCGACAGGTTATCGCGGCCGCCGCGCCATCATGGAGTTCCTCGTGATGACCGACAGCCTCCGTCGCCTGGTCATGCAGCGCGCCGATGCCGGCGAAATCGAACGCCAGGCCCGTGCCGAAGGCATGCGCACCATGTATGAGGACGGCATCGCCAAAGCCGTTACCGGCATCACCACCATCGAAGAAGTCCTCCGCGTCACTCAGGAAACCTAAACCAAGGCGTCCTGCGCGCGGCAATCCGCTTCGAGCTACGACGCACTCCATTCGCGCTGTTCACCATTCACTGTTCACCCTTTCCCACTCATGACCCAATTCCACTACCGCGCCGTCACCGATTCCGGCGACATCGTGCAGGGCGATATGGAAGCGTCGACCATCGACGAGGTCATCGCACGCCTGCAGGACCAGGGGCATACGCCGCTGGAGGCGCGCCCGGCGACGGAAGTGGGCAGCGCCATGGGCATCGCAGGGTGGTTCAAGCGCGGCCCGTTCACCGGCGACCAGCTCGCCCAATTCACGCACCAGCTGGCCACCTTGCTGGGGGCCGGCCAGCCGCTGGATCGCGCGCTGGGCATCCTGATGGATCTGCCCGAAGCCGAGCACGCCAGGCGCATGGTCGAGCGCGTGCGCGACCGCGTGCGCGGCGGTGTGCCCTTGTCGCAGGCCTTCGATGAAGAACACGGGGTATTTCCCAAGCTGTACATCAGCCTGGTACGTGCGGGCGAAGCGGGTGGCTCGCTGGAAGAAACCCTCAGGCGCCTGGCCGAATACCTGGAGCGCTCCCAGCAATTGCGCGGGAGCATCATCAATGCGCTGATCTACCCGGCTTTCCTGATGGTCGGCGTGCTCGGTTCGCTGGTGCTTCTGCTCGCTTACGTCGTGCCGCAGTTCGTGCCGATCTTCGAAGACATGCAGGTGCCGGTGCCGTGGATCACCCAGGTCGTGCTGGCGCTGGGGCAGCTGCTGCAATCGTGGTGGTGGCTGATTCTGATCGTCGTCGTCGGTGGCGCGGCGCTCTGGCGCGCGCGGCTGCGTGACCCGGAAGCCCGCCTGGCCTGGCACGCGAGGCTGCTCCAGGTGCGCGTGGCCGGCCCGCTCATGCTCAAGGTAGAAACAGCCCGCATCGCAAGAACTCTCGGCACCCTCGTGAAGAACGGCGTGCCGCTGCTGTCGGCGCTCACCATTGCGCGCCAGGTCACCTCCAACCGCGCGCTGGACCAGGCGCTGGAGCAGGCTGCGGAACAAGTGAAGGGTGGCTCGGGTCTGAGCCTTGCGCTGGCGCAATCGCAGCGCTTTCCGCGGTTGGCCCTGCAAATGGTGCAGGTGGGCGAGGAGGCCGGCCAGTTGGACACGATGCTGCTCAAGGTGGCCGATACGTTCGAGCTGGAAAGCCGGCGCGCCATCGATCGCCTGCTCGCCGCCCTGGTGCCGGCGCTGACCATCGTGATGACGGTGCTGGTGGCCATCATCATGGCCGCCATCCTGCTGCCCCTGCTCAGCCTCACCAGCAATATCCAATAGGGCCCGGCCCTTGTCGCCGCCCCCCACTCCCCATCGATGACACGAGGTACATACATGCAGAACAGGCAGATTCGCGGCACCGCCGTTCGCGGCTTCACCCTGCTGGAAATGCTGGCGGTGATCGTGCTGATTGGCATCATCGGTGCGGTGGTGGTCACGCAGGTCGGCAAGAACGTCGACAAGGGCAAGTACGGCGCCGGCAAGGCGCAGCTGACCACGCTGGGCCAGAAGATCGAGAACTACGCCCTCGACAACGGCGCGCCGCCACCCCAGTTGGAAGACCTCGTCACCAAGCCCGCCACGGCACGGAACTGGCAGGGTCCGTACGCCAAGGAATCCGACCTGAAGGATCCGTGGGGCCATCCGTTCGGCTACAAGGCGCCCGGTGACCATGGCAGCTTCGACCTGATCTTCTACGGCCAGGATGGCCAGCCCGGCGGCGAAGGCTATAGCGCCGACGTGGGCAACTGGCAGTAAGCATGTTCCTGACGGCAGACATGGGCCATTCGGGCGAGGCACCCTTGTCGGGTGTATCGCTTCGTGTTCGCGCGTCGCGCCGTCCCATGCGTGCGCGTCGCAGCGTGCGCGGCTTCACGTTGCTCGAAATCCTGGTGGTGATCCTGCTGATCGGCATTGCGGCGGCCGCCGTGTCGGTGTCGGTTACGCAGGGCCTTGCCAGTGCGCGCGTCAACGCCGCCAGCGGCGAAATGGCGGCGGCGCTGCGTGCGACGCGTGCGCGCGCCATCGTCAGCGGCCAGGCGCAGGTGTTCGAAGTGGATACGGTGCACCACGTTTATCGTGGTGCCGACAAGCGCGACGTGCGACTGCCGCAAGGCATGAAACTGAGCATCACCAGCGCGAAGGAAGACCAGCCCAACGCGACCACGGGTCGCATCCGGTTCTTTCCCGATGGCAGTTCCACCGGTGGCCACATCACGTTGCAACGCGAACGTCGGCAGTGGCTGGTGAACGTGTCGTGGCTGACGGGTGCCGTGTCCGTGGTCGCGACATGATGACCATGCCGTCCCTGCGACCCGCGCGCGGCTTCAGCCTGCTGGAAGTCGTCGCGGCGATCTTCCTGCTGGCCATCGCGTTCACCGCACTGATGCAGGTGGCGGGCGGTTCGATGAGCCTGTCGCAGAACGCTGCCGATTACACCCGCGCTTCTATGTGGGCGCGCACCTTGCTCGACACGGCCGACGTCGGCACCGACCTGACGCCCGGCCAGAGCGACGGTCGCTTCGACGATCAGTATCGCTGGCACCTCGTTGTCGCGCCGTGGCGTCCCGCCGATGTCGATCCGGGCATGCCGTCGCCATTGCAGATGGTGAAGCTCGATCTGGATGTCCGCTGGGGCGCGCCGCATCGCGAACGCTCCGCGCATTTCAGCACGTTGCGCTTCGTGCAGCCCGCATCGAACAGCCCGGGTGTGCGGGGTGCGCCGTGAAGGCGCGCGTGCGGGGGTTTTCCTTGCTCGAAGTCCTCGGCGCGCTGGTGTTGCTGGCGCTGTTGTTGCTGGGCGTGTACTCGGGTATTCGCACGGCCACGCACAGCGTCACCAGTGGCACGCAAGTGATCGGCGAACTGGATCAGTTGCGTTCGGCGCAGCAGTTCATGCGACAGGAATTGCAGCAGGTCCAGGCCGTGCCGCAGGGGCGCAACGACCGCGGCGAAAATCTCTACTTTGCCGGCGATGCGACGACCATGCGTTTCGTCGCGCCGTTGCCCGGCTATCTGGGCAAGCTCGGTCCGCAGTTGCAGGAATGGAAACTGGTGTCGGACGGCAAGGGATTCCAGCGCCTCGAGGCACGTTTCGCGCTGATTCCACCGGATGGCAGCCCGCCACAGGCACTGGGCGAGCCGGAAATCCTGATGGACGGCATTCGCGAAGGCCATTTCAGCTATCGCACGCCCGACACGTTCCAGCAGCGCGGCAGCTGGTCCGGGCACTGGGACGACCAGCGACTGCTGCCCAGCATCGTGCGCGTCGAACTCAGCTTGCGCGGACACTACGACTGGCCGCGCCTCGATGCCCCCCTGCGCGTGGACCCGACCGCGGCGTTCGGCCAGGGCCAGGGATTGTTGCAGGGCCTCAATCGTCCGGT
It encodes:
- a CDS encoding type IV pilus modification PilV family protein; protein product: MPSLRPARGFSLLEVVAAIFLLAIAFTALMQVAGGSMSLSQNAADYTRASMWARTLLDTADVGTDLTPGQSDGRFDDQYRWHLVVAPWRPADVDPGMPSPLQMVKLDLDVRWGAPHRERSAHFSTLRFVQPASNSPGVRGAP
- a CDS encoding class I SAM-dependent methyltransferase — translated: MSKRHLSAVLVTALLAACSGNSIPASTAAAQDQPASGLVPPTSATDYTASQIDAVLAGDWRSEKNRARDVYRHPKETLQFFGLRPDMTVIEITPGGGWYSEVLAPLLQDNGHYIAAIARPAGEGEARRDASGLHTKFAADPAHYGKAQIIEFDPKAPVIGEPGKADLVLTFRNVHNWVEADTAPAMFKAFFASLRPGGTLGVVDHRALDTARVEDIKESGYLPTAYVIKLATEAGFKLEAQSEVNANPKDTKDYPKGVWTLPPTLTLGEQDKAKYLAIGESDRMTLRFVKPEAASVASH
- the gspF gene encoding type II secretion system inner membrane protein GspF, yielding MTQFHYRAVTDSGDIVQGDMEASTIDEVIARLQDQGHTPLEARPATEVGSAMGIAGWFKRGPFTGDQLAQFTHQLATLLGAGQPLDRALGILMDLPEAEHARRMVERVRDRVRGGVPLSQAFDEEHGVFPKLYISLVRAGEAGGSLEETLRRLAEYLERSQQLRGSIINALIYPAFLMVGVLGSLVLLLAYVVPQFVPIFEDMQVPVPWITQVVLALGQLLQSWWWLILIVVVGGAALWRARLRDPEARLAWHARLLQVRVAGPLMLKVETARIARTLGTLVKNGVPLLSALTIARQVTSNRALDQALEQAAEQVKGGSGLSLALAQSQRFPRLALQMVQVGEEAGQLDTMLLKVADTFELESRRAIDRLLAALVPALTIVMTVLVAIIMAAILLPLLSLTSNIQ
- the gspE gene encoding type II secretion system ATPase GspE; this encodes MSAAVKPATSMESQQEPGREAAVCDLLVMRGRLKDTDLARARRLHEESPEGTLTALLARLGLVSERDLADAWSELLHTPLMAAREAPDLPPAELDLSLRFLKHHHVVPVRQGDDDLALVVSDPADPYPLQAVELAAGRPVSLRIGLRSEIDDLIERYYGSGRSAMGTIVENLDGGIAAEDDVEHLRDLASEAPVIRLVNLILQRAVEQRASDVHIEPFENRLKVRYRIDGVLHEVEAPPSSSTAAVISRVKIMAKLNIAERRLPQDGRIQLRVQGKELDLRVSTVPTSFGESVVMRILDRESVVFDFSELGFTPRFQSRFVDVLERPHGILLVTGPTGSGKTTTLYTALSKINTPDVKIITVEDPVEYQIEGINQIQVKPQIGLDFAGALRSIVRQDPDVIMIGEMRDLETCRIAIQSALTGHLVLSTLHTNSAAGGITRMLDMGVEDYLLGSTVNGILAQRLVRRLDPETATSYEALPEVIEQFELHKYTDERPIRLWKPGSSAANPTGYRGRRAIMEFLVMTDSLRRLVMQRADAGEIERQARAEGMRTMYEDGIAKAVTGITTIEEVLRVTQET
- the gspG gene encoding type II secretion system major pseudopilin GspG, translated to MQNRQIRGTAVRGFTLLEMLAVIVLIGIIGAVVVTQVGKNVDKGKYGAGKAQLTTLGQKIENYALDNGAPPPQLEDLVTKPATARNWQGPYAKESDLKDPWGHPFGYKAPGDHGSFDLIFYGQDGQPGGEGYSADVGNWQ
- a CDS encoding prepilin-type N-terminal cleavage/methylation domain-containing protein produces the protein MRGFSLLEVLGALVLLALLLLGVYSGIRTATHSVTSGTQVIGELDQLRSAQQFMRQELQQVQAVPQGRNDRGENLYFAGDATTMRFVAPLPGYLGKLGPQLQEWKLVSDGKGFQRLEARFALIPPDGSPPQALGEPEILMDGIREGHFSYRTPDTFQQRGSWSGHWDDQRLLPSIVRVELSLRGHYDWPRLDAPLRVDPTAAFGQGQGLLQGLNRPVVQ
- a CDS encoding S-(hydroxymethyl)glutathione dehydrogenase/class III alcohol dehydrogenase, with translation MKSRAAVAWEAGKPLTIEEVDVAKPRAGEVLVRIVATGVCHTDAFTLSGADPEGLFPVILGHEGGGIVEEVGEGVTTLKPGDHVIPLYTPECGECKFCLSGKTNLCQKIRVTQGKGLMPDGTSRFSLNGKPILHYMGTSTFSEYTVLPEISLAKISKEAPLDKVCLLGCGITTGIGAVLNTAKVEPGASVAVFGLGGIGLSVVQGAVMAKAGRIVVVDTNPDKFAMAKALGATDFVNPRDYPDTPVQQVIVDLTDGGVDYSFECIGNVNVMRSALECCHKGWGESVIIGVAGAGQEISTRPFQLVTGRVWRGSAFGGVKGRSQLPGYVERYMGGEIKIDEMITEVLPLERINDAFDLMHEGKVIRSVIKF
- a CDS encoding TatD family hydrolase, which produces MELLDIGANLTHESFHHDFDAVMQRARDHGVVQMVVTGASKEGSTHALDLARRLPGELYATAGVHPHHAIDYDDATDALLRELADQPEVRAVGETGLDYNRNYSPRDVQLAVFERQLQIAVDKGKPLFLHQRDAHEDFVNLLRRYREKVPAAVVHCFTDSGDALRDYLALDCHIGITGWICDERRGTHLRELVKRIPSHRLMIETDAPYLLPRTVKPAPSHRRNEPMYLRHICHEVARDRGESVEVTAANSTATARAFFGI
- a CDS encoding pseudouridine synthase; the encoded protein is MLIALNKPFNVLCQFTREGDKRTLAEFVQQKNVYPAGRLDYDSEGLLLLTDDGGLAHRLTDPRHKQPKTYLVQVDGAATDEAVQALRRGVVLNDGPTQPAGAEHAVEPDWLWPRDPPVRFRKAIPTSWLSITLREGRNRQVRRMTAAVGFPTLRLIRVSVGGYALDGLPPGETRVLAP
- a CDS encoding GspH/FimT family pseudopilin, with amino-acid sequence MRARRSVRGFTLLEILVVILLIGIAAAAVSVSVTQGLASARVNAASGEMAAALRATRARAIVSGQAQVFEVDTVHHVYRGADKRDVRLPQGMKLSITSAKEDQPNATTGRIRFFPDGSSTGGHITLQRERRQWLVNVSWLTGAVSVVAT